The sequence GAGGTGATCAGGATGCGGTGGCCCGCGCGGCCGGTTTCCATCAGGTTCTCGCCCGAGATGAAGCCCGGGACATGCGTGGCCTCGCGTACGACTTCACGCGAGGCCTGTTCGTAATCCTGTTCCAGTCCCGGCATGATATGCCGTTCGATCAGAACCTTGATCATGCCTGTCTCCCCTTTTTTGTACGTGCCGCCAGCCAGGGCGGCAGGATTGTCAGGAGTCTTCGATGACCGATATCACATTGCCCGAGGCCGATGCCGAACTGGAAACCAGTGGCCTGTATTGCCCGGAGCCTATCATGATGCTGCACAACAAGGTGCGTGAGCTTGCCTCGGGTGACCTGTTGCGGGTGGTGGCGACCGACCC comes from bacterium Scap17 and encodes:
- the tusA gene encoding sulfurtransferase TusA, whose product is MTDITLPEADAELETSGLYCPEPIMMLHNKVRELASGDLLRVVATDPATTRDVPKFCAFLGHTLELSHETPEQFLYYIRIS
- a CDS encoding antibiotic biosynthesis monooxygenase; this encodes MIKVLIERHIMPGLEQDYEQASREVVREATHVPGFISGENLMETGRAGHRILITSWRDARAWQEWSVSPARNHMMARLAPMLSQPERIILLEHT